In one Drosophila albomicans strain 15112-1751.03 chromosome X, ASM965048v2, whole genome shotgun sequence genomic region, the following are encoded:
- the LOC117574245 gene encoding neurogenic protein mastermind isoform X1, which translates to MSAGAQLQMAPQTTSTLSHHHPSSQAAQQQQQQQQQQQQQAPQQQHFANHHSTQAQQQQQQLLPQQLTQQQHLQTHTLHLQQLTTQQQQHTQQQQQQQAAAVAAAAAAAAAQQQQQQQQQQSLQHHSTLPPQHQQQQQQQQQLQHLQHQQQQQHPHAALHQQQQHGAAAGGHSSNPDSNMSTGSSHSEKDVNDMLGLGSLQQQQQLNAAAGLHSNNGASMLDLLQQQQQQQQQQHNNTGPGSGVPVPVSVPGPGPGPGPATNASGKQPRTPAERKRKRKMPNNTDETGNGGGGSSSGGVVGSLKGKALAFRDSSMSKAGGNLALSLCGALPSGGVASSGGGSASGAGGGAGGKSARLMVTGGGGGGGGGGVVGNADKKINEYFNKPQQQPNVANSTLRQHTGSKSPSSASQQQQQQQQQQQQQVNSQQVQTTNAYSIHGYHATSPQTQAPSQQQQQQQQQQQQQPGAEFHYVGSVAAAAAAAAAAAAKQQQQQQQQQQQQQRQTSNAMVPQQTQMGVAMSHVGVGVGVGHGVLGLGVATTQQQQAAQQQQQQQQQLPVVTTATSSVSVATTHQQLNPLGVGVVGGVVGGVGVVGGVVGGVVGGLAPPPPPLPMPAAIMTYTKGTQTEVSQLELQEREAEHESGKAKLDEMTRLSDEQKCQIISHQKNIEQHKSHIAKCIDVVKKLLKEKSSIEKKEARQKCMQNRLRLGQFVTQRVGATFQENWTDGYAFQELSRRQEEITAEREEIDRQKKQLMKKRPAESGRKRNNNSNQQNNQHQQQQQQQQQNSNSNDSSQLTDRLGGNAGAGSLDSGIGNVGNTAVGNAGVGVGGIGNVGVGGAGSVAGSGRGLSRSNSTQAQQAQLLHNGGGGGGGVGGIAGGGGGAGSGGGGVGNSGGGGGVGDRLSDRGGGVGGGGPGSGGPGGSGGIGGNDSGSCSDSGTFLKPDPVSGAYTAQEYYEYDEILKLRQNALKKEDADLQLEMEKLERERNLHIRELKRILNEDQSRFNNHPVLNDRYLLLMLLGKGGFSEVHKAFDLKEQRYVACKVHQLNKDWKEDKKANYIKHALREYNIHKALDHPRVVKLYDVFEIDANSFCTVLEYCDGHDLDFYLKQHKTIPEREARSIIMQVVSALKYLNEIKPPVIHYDLKPGNILLTEGNVCGEIKITDFGLSKVMDDENYNPDHGMDLTSQGAGTYWYLPPECFVVGKNPPKISSKVDVWSVGVIFYQCLYGKKPFGHNQSQATILEENTILKATEVQFSNKPTVSNEAKSFIRGCLAYRKEDRMDVFALARHEYIQPPVPKHGRGSLNQQQAQQQQQQQQQQQQQQQSSTSQANSAGQTSFSAHMFGNMNQSSSS; encoded by the exons ATGTCCGCCGGCGCTCAATTGCAGATGGCCCCACAGACCACATCGACCCTAAGTCATCATCATCCCAGCAGTCAggcagcacagcagcaacaacaacagcaacagcagcaacaacaacaggcgccacagcagcaacattttgctAATCATCACAGTACGCaggcgcaacagcagcagcaacaattgttaCCACAACAActgacgcagcagcaacacttgcAAACGCACACGTTGCATCTGCAACAGTTGaccacacaacagcagcaacacacgcaacagcagcaacaacaacaggcggCAGCAgtggctgcagcagctgcggcagcagcagcacaacagcaacaacaacagcagcagcaacagtcgttGCAACATCATAGCACACTGCCgccacagcatcagcagcagcaacaacaacaacagcaactgcaacacttgcaacaccaacagcagcagcaacatccgCACGCGGCgctgcatcagcagcagcaacacggAGCCGCTGCTGGCGGTCACAGCAGCAATCCGGACTCGAATATGAGCACTGGTTCCTCGCACAGCGAAAAGGATGTCAACGATATGCTAGGACTCGGCAgtctacagcaacagcagcagcttaacGCTGCGGCTGGTCTTCACTCCAACAACGGCGCCTCCATGCTCGActtgctgcaacagcagcagcagcagcaacaacagcaacacaacaatacCGGACCAGGCAGCGGAGTTCCGGTGCCGGTTTCGGTGCCAGGACCCGGCCCAGGACCTGGACCCGCGACCAATGCCAGCGGGAAACAGCCACGAACGCCAGCGGAACGCAAACGTAAACGTAAAATGCCCAACAACACAGATGAGACGGGCAACGGaggcggtggcagcagcagcggcggtgTCGTTGGCAGTTTGAAGGGCAAAGCGTTGGCATTTCGCGACAGTTCGATGTCAAAGGCGGGCGGCAATCTGGCGCTCAGCCTGTGCGGTGCTTTGCCCAGCGGAGGCGTCGCCAGCAGCGGCGGTGGCAGCGCATCGGGCGCTGGGGGCGGGGCTGGTGGCAAGAGTGCACGCTTGATGGTCaccggcggcggtggcggtggtggaggCGGTGGCGTTGTTGGGAACGCGGATAAGAAGATCAACGAATACTTTAACAagccgcaacagcaaccgaATGTGGCGAACTCAACGCTGCGGCAGCACACGGGCAGCAAGTCGCCATCATCAgccagccaacagcaacaacaacagcagcagcaacagcagcagcaagttaACAGTCAGCAGGTGCAGACGACGAATGCGTATTCCATACACGGCTATCATGCAACTAGTCCACAGACGCAGGCGCCcagtcagcaacagcagcagcagcagcaacaacaacagcagcaaccaggcGCCGAGTTTCATTATGTTGGCTCCGttgcggcggcggcggcagcagcagctgcggcagcggccaagcaacagcagcagcaacaacaacagcagcagcagcaacagcgtcaAACTTCCAATGCAATGGTTCCTCAGCAAACGCAAATGGGCGTGGCTATGTCGCatgtgggcgtgggcgtgggaGTGGGACATGGTGTACTCGGACTCGGTGTCGCGAcgacgcaacaacaacaggcggcgcaacagcaacagcagcagcaacaacagttgcccGTGGTGACCACAGCGACATCAAGTGTTTCGGTTGCCACAACGCATCAGCAACTGAATCCCCTCGGTGTCGGTGTTGTAGGAGGTGTCGTTGGCGGTGTGGGCGTCGTGGGAGGCGTGGTCGGTGGCGTTGTCGGTGGATTggcgccaccgccgccgccgttgcCAATGCCAGCGGCGATCATGACGTACACGAAGGGCACACAGACGGAGGTGTCGCAGCTGGAGCTGCAGGAGCGGGAGGCGGAACACGAGTCGGGCAAGGCGAAACTGGACGAGATGACAAGACTGTCGGATGAGCAAAAGTGCCAGATCATCAGCCATCAGAAGAACATCGAACAGCACAAATCGCACATTGCCAAATGCATTGATGTCGTGAAGAAGCTGCTCAAGGAGAAGAGCAGCATTGAGAAGAAGGAGGCGCGTCAGAAGTGCATGCAGAATCGTTTGCGTCTCGGTCAGTTTGTGACGCAACGCGTCGGCGCCACATTCCAGGAGAACTGGACGGATGGCTATGCGTTCCAGGAGCTCAGTCGGCGGCAGGAGGAGATCACAGCGGAGCGCGAGGAGATCGATCGCCAGAAGAAGCAGCTGATGAAGAAGCGACCCGCCGAATCCGGACgcaagcgcaacaacaacagcaaccagcagaataaccaacaccagcaacagcagcagcaacagcaacagaattccaattccaatgaCTCCTCCCAGCTGACCGATCGCCTCGGCGGCAACGCCGGCGCCGGCAGCTTGGACAGCGGCATCGGCAACGTTGGCAACACGGCCGTTGGCAATGCGGGCGTCGGTGTCGGTGGCATCGGCAACGTTGGCGTCGGCGGCGCCGGCAGCGTCGCTGGCAGTGGTCGTGGCCTCTCCCGCTCCAATTCCACCCAGGCGCAGCAGGCCCAGCTGCTCCAcaatggcggcggcggtggcggtggcgttGGCGGCATCgccggcggtggcggtggcgctGGCTCCGGCGGTGGCGGTGTCGGCAACAGCGGTGGAGGCGGCGGTGTCGGTGATCGTCTCTCGGATCgcggcggcggcgtcggcGGCGGTGGCCCAGGCAGTGGGGGAcccggcggcagcggcggcatcGGTGGCAACGATAGCGGCAGCTGCTCCGATTCGGGCACGTTCCTCAAACCGGATCCGGTGTCGGGAGCGTATACGGCGCAAGAGTATTACGAATACGATGAGATACTCAAGCTGCGACAGAATGCCCTCAAAAAGGAGGACGCCGATCTGCAGCTCGAGATGGAGAAACTGGAGCGTGAGCGTAATCTCCATATACGTGAGCTCAAGCGCATACTCAACGAAGATCAG TCCCGCTTTAACAATCATCCTGTGCTGAACGATCGATATCTGCTTCTAATGCTGCTGGGCAAGGGCGGCTTCTCCGAGGTGCACAAGGCGTTTGACCTCAAGGAGCAACGCTATGTCGCATGTAAGGTGCACCAATTAAACAAGGATTGGAAGGAGGATAAGAAAGCTAATTATATCAA ACACGCCTTGAGGGAGTATAACATACACAAGGCGCTGGATCATCCGCGCGTCGTGAAGCTCTACGATGTCTTTGAGATCGATGCGAACTCATTCTGCACCGTGCTCGAGTATTGTGATGGACACGATCTGGACTTTTATCTGAAGCAGCATAAGACTATTCCCGAGCGTGAGGCGCGCTCGATAATAATGCAG GTTGTGTCTGCACTGAAGTATCTAAATGAGATTAAACCGCCCGTCATCCACTACGATCTGAAGCCGGGCAACATACTGTTAACCGAGGGCAATGTCTGTGGCGAGATCAAGATCACCGATTTCGGTTTATCCAAAGTGATGGACGATGAGAACTACAATCCGGATCATGGCATGGATCTGACATCTCAAGGAGCGGGCACCTATTG GTATCTGCCACCCGAGTGCTTTGTCGTTGGCAAAAATCCACCGAAAATCTCATCGAAAGTGGATGTGTGGAGTGTGGGCGTGATATTCTATCAGTGTTTGTACGGCAAGAAGCCATTTGGTCACAATCAATCGCAGGCCACGATCCTCGAAGAGAACACCATACTGAAGGCCACCGAAGTGCAGTTCTCGAACAAACCAACCGTGTCCAATGAGGCAAAG AGCTTCATTCGTGGCTGTTTGGCGTATCGCAAGGAAGATCGCATGGATGTGTTTGCGTTGGCAAGGCATGAGTATATACAGCCGCCGGTGCCGAAGCATGGCCGTGGGTCGCTGAATCAACAGCaggcgcaacagcagcagcaacagcagcagcaacaacagcagcaacaacagtcgtCCACGTCGCAGGCGAATTCGGCGGGACAGACATCGTTCTCAGCCCACATGTTTGGCAATATGAATCAGTCCAGCTCATCCTAG
- the LOC117574245 gene encoding neurogenic protein mastermind isoform X3 encodes MDHFQTSLNPRKQELLEARFIGVRMSAGAQLQMAPQTTSTLSHHHPSSQAAQQQQQQQQQQQQQAPQQQHFANHHSTQAQQQQQQLLPQQLTQQQHLQTHTLHLQQLTTQQQQHTQQQQQQQAAAVAAAAAAAAAQQQQQQQQQQSLQHHSTLPPQHQQQQQQQQQLQHLQHQQQQQHPHAALHQQQQHGAAAGGHSSNPDSNMSTGSSHSEKDVNDMLGLGSLQQQQQLNAAAGLHSNNGASMLDLLQQQQQQQQQQHNNTGPGSGVPVPVSVPGPGPGPGPATNASGKQPRTPAERKRKRKMPNNTDETGNGGGGSSSGGVVGSLKGKALAFRDSSMSKAGGNLALSLCGALPSGGVASSGGGSASGAGGGAGGKSARLMVTGGGGGGGGGGVVGNADKKINEYFNKPQQQPNVANSTLRQHTGSKSPSSASQQQQQQQQQQQQQVNSQQVQTTNAYSIHGYHATSPQTQAPSQQQQQQQQQQQQQPGAEFHYVGSVAAAAAAAAAAAAKQQQQQQQQQQQQQRQTSNAMVPQQTQMGVAMSHVGVGVGVGHGVLGLGVATTQQQQAAQQQQQQQQQLPVVTTATSSVSVATTHQQLNPLGVGVVGGVVGGVGVVGGVVGGVVGGLAPPPPPLPMPAAIMTYTKGTQTEVSQLELQEREAEHESGKAKLDEMTRLSDEQKCQIISHQKNIEQHKSHIAKCIDVVKKLLKEKSSIEKKEARQKCMQNRLRLGQFVTQRVGATFQENWTDGYAFQELSRRQEEITAEREEIDRQKKQLMKKRPAESGRKRNNNSNQQNNQHQQQQQQQQQNSNSNDSSQLTDRLGGNAGAGSLDSGIGNVGNTAVGNAGVGVGGIGNVGVGGAGSVAGSGRGLSRSNSTQAQQAQLLHNGGGGGGGVGGIAGGGGGAGSGGGGVGNSGGGGGVGDRLSDRGGGVGGGGPGSGGPGGSGGIGGNDSGSCSDSGTFLKPDPVSGAYTAQEYYEYDEILKLRQNALKKEDADLQLEMEKLERERNLHIRELKRILNEDQSRFNNHPVLNDRYLLLMLLGKGGFSEVHKAFDLKEQRYVACKVHQLNKDWKEDKKANYIKHALREYNIHKALDHPRVVKLYDVFEIDANSFCTVLEYCDGHDLDFYLKQHKTIPEREARSIIMQVVSALKYLNEIKPPVIHYDLKPGNILLTEGNVCGEIKITDFGLSKVMDDENYNPDHGMDLTSQGAGTYWYLPPECFVVGKNPPKISSKVDVWSVGVIFYQCLYGKKPFGHNQSQATILEENTILKATEVQFSNKPTVSNEAKSFIRGCLAYRKEDRMDVFALARHEYIQPPVPKHGRGSLNQQQAQQQQQQQQQQQQQQQSSTSQANSAGQTSFSAHMFGNMNQSSSS; translated from the exons ATGTCCGCCGGCGCTCAATTGCAGATGGCCCCACAGACCACATCGACCCTAAGTCATCATCATCCCAGCAGTCAggcagcacagcagcaacaacaacagcaacagcagcaacaacaacaggcgccacagcagcaacattttgctAATCATCACAGTACGCaggcgcaacagcagcagcaacaattgttaCCACAACAActgacgcagcagcaacacttgcAAACGCACACGTTGCATCTGCAACAGTTGaccacacaacagcagcaacacacgcaacagcagcaacaacaacaggcggCAGCAgtggctgcagcagctgcggcagcagcagcacaacagcaacaacaacagcagcagcaacagtcgttGCAACATCATAGCACACTGCCgccacagcatcagcagcagcaacaacaacaacagcaactgcaacacttgcaacaccaacagcagcagcaacatccgCACGCGGCgctgcatcagcagcagcaacacggAGCCGCTGCTGGCGGTCACAGCAGCAATCCGGACTCGAATATGAGCACTGGTTCCTCGCACAGCGAAAAGGATGTCAACGATATGCTAGGACTCGGCAgtctacagcaacagcagcagcttaacGCTGCGGCTGGTCTTCACTCCAACAACGGCGCCTCCATGCTCGActtgctgcaacagcagcagcagcagcaacaacagcaacacaacaatacCGGACCAGGCAGCGGAGTTCCGGTGCCGGTTTCGGTGCCAGGACCCGGCCCAGGACCTGGACCCGCGACCAATGCCAGCGGGAAACAGCCACGAACGCCAGCGGAACGCAAACGTAAACGTAAAATGCCCAACAACACAGATGAGACGGGCAACGGaggcggtggcagcagcagcggcggtgTCGTTGGCAGTTTGAAGGGCAAAGCGTTGGCATTTCGCGACAGTTCGATGTCAAAGGCGGGCGGCAATCTGGCGCTCAGCCTGTGCGGTGCTTTGCCCAGCGGAGGCGTCGCCAGCAGCGGCGGTGGCAGCGCATCGGGCGCTGGGGGCGGGGCTGGTGGCAAGAGTGCACGCTTGATGGTCaccggcggcggtggcggtggtggaggCGGTGGCGTTGTTGGGAACGCGGATAAGAAGATCAACGAATACTTTAACAagccgcaacagcaaccgaATGTGGCGAACTCAACGCTGCGGCAGCACACGGGCAGCAAGTCGCCATCATCAgccagccaacagcaacaacaacagcagcagcaacagcagcagcaagttaACAGTCAGCAGGTGCAGACGACGAATGCGTATTCCATACACGGCTATCATGCAACTAGTCCACAGACGCAGGCGCCcagtcagcaacagcagcagcagcagcaacaacaacagcagcaaccaggcGCCGAGTTTCATTATGTTGGCTCCGttgcggcggcggcggcagcagcagctgcggcagcggccaagcaacagcagcagcaacaacaacagcagcagcagcaacagcgtcaAACTTCCAATGCAATGGTTCCTCAGCAAACGCAAATGGGCGTGGCTATGTCGCatgtgggcgtgggcgtgggaGTGGGACATGGTGTACTCGGACTCGGTGTCGCGAcgacgcaacaacaacaggcggcgcaacagcaacagcagcagcaacaacagttgcccGTGGTGACCACAGCGACATCAAGTGTTTCGGTTGCCACAACGCATCAGCAACTGAATCCCCTCGGTGTCGGTGTTGTAGGAGGTGTCGTTGGCGGTGTGGGCGTCGTGGGAGGCGTGGTCGGTGGCGTTGTCGGTGGATTggcgccaccgccgccgccgttgcCAATGCCAGCGGCGATCATGACGTACACGAAGGGCACACAGACGGAGGTGTCGCAGCTGGAGCTGCAGGAGCGGGAGGCGGAACACGAGTCGGGCAAGGCGAAACTGGACGAGATGACAAGACTGTCGGATGAGCAAAAGTGCCAGATCATCAGCCATCAGAAGAACATCGAACAGCACAAATCGCACATTGCCAAATGCATTGATGTCGTGAAGAAGCTGCTCAAGGAGAAGAGCAGCATTGAGAAGAAGGAGGCGCGTCAGAAGTGCATGCAGAATCGTTTGCGTCTCGGTCAGTTTGTGACGCAACGCGTCGGCGCCACATTCCAGGAGAACTGGACGGATGGCTATGCGTTCCAGGAGCTCAGTCGGCGGCAGGAGGAGATCACAGCGGAGCGCGAGGAGATCGATCGCCAGAAGAAGCAGCTGATGAAGAAGCGACCCGCCGAATCCGGACgcaagcgcaacaacaacagcaaccagcagaataaccaacaccagcaacagcagcagcaacagcaacagaattccaattccaatgaCTCCTCCCAGCTGACCGATCGCCTCGGCGGCAACGCCGGCGCCGGCAGCTTGGACAGCGGCATCGGCAACGTTGGCAACACGGCCGTTGGCAATGCGGGCGTCGGTGTCGGTGGCATCGGCAACGTTGGCGTCGGCGGCGCCGGCAGCGTCGCTGGCAGTGGTCGTGGCCTCTCCCGCTCCAATTCCACCCAGGCGCAGCAGGCCCAGCTGCTCCAcaatggcggcggcggtggcggtggcgttGGCGGCATCgccggcggtggcggtggcgctGGCTCCGGCGGTGGCGGTGTCGGCAACAGCGGTGGAGGCGGCGGTGTCGGTGATCGTCTCTCGGATCgcggcggcggcgtcggcGGCGGTGGCCCAGGCAGTGGGGGAcccggcggcagcggcggcatcGGTGGCAACGATAGCGGCAGCTGCTCCGATTCGGGCACGTTCCTCAAACCGGATCCGGTGTCGGGAGCGTATACGGCGCAAGAGTATTACGAATACGATGAGATACTCAAGCTGCGACAGAATGCCCTCAAAAAGGAGGACGCCGATCTGCAGCTCGAGATGGAGAAACTGGAGCGTGAGCGTAATCTCCATATACGTGAGCTCAAGCGCATACTCAACGAAGATCAG TCCCGCTTTAACAATCATCCTGTGCTGAACGATCGATATCTGCTTCTAATGCTGCTGGGCAAGGGCGGCTTCTCCGAGGTGCACAAGGCGTTTGACCTCAAGGAGCAACGCTATGTCGCATGTAAGGTGCACCAATTAAACAAGGATTGGAAGGAGGATAAGAAAGCTAATTATATCAA ACACGCCTTGAGGGAGTATAACATACACAAGGCGCTGGATCATCCGCGCGTCGTGAAGCTCTACGATGTCTTTGAGATCGATGCGAACTCATTCTGCACCGTGCTCGAGTATTGTGATGGACACGATCTGGACTTTTATCTGAAGCAGCATAAGACTATTCCCGAGCGTGAGGCGCGCTCGATAATAATGCAG GTTGTGTCTGCACTGAAGTATCTAAATGAGATTAAACCGCCCGTCATCCACTACGATCTGAAGCCGGGCAACATACTGTTAACCGAGGGCAATGTCTGTGGCGAGATCAAGATCACCGATTTCGGTTTATCCAAAGTGATGGACGATGAGAACTACAATCCGGATCATGGCATGGATCTGACATCTCAAGGAGCGGGCACCTATTG GTATCTGCCACCCGAGTGCTTTGTCGTTGGCAAAAATCCACCGAAAATCTCATCGAAAGTGGATGTGTGGAGTGTGGGCGTGATATTCTATCAGTGTTTGTACGGCAAGAAGCCATTTGGTCACAATCAATCGCAGGCCACGATCCTCGAAGAGAACACCATACTGAAGGCCACCGAAGTGCAGTTCTCGAACAAACCAACCGTGTCCAATGAGGCAAAG AGCTTCATTCGTGGCTGTTTGGCGTATCGCAAGGAAGATCGCATGGATGTGTTTGCGTTGGCAAGGCATGAGTATATACAGCCGCCGGTGCCGAAGCATGGCCGTGGGTCGCTGAATCAACAGCaggcgcaacagcagcagcaacagcagcagcaacaacagcagcaacaacagtcgtCCACGTCGCAGGCGAATTCGGCGGGACAGACATCGTTCTCAGCCCACATGTTTGGCAATATGAATCAGTCCAGCTCATCCTAG